A window of Paenibacillus sp. 19GGS1-52 contains these coding sequences:
- a CDS encoding DUF2225 domain-containing protein — protein MSELIPLYSIKVKCCNCEHEFSTSRVRPSLKKATRRDADFCSYYKDENPDYYVVRVCPNCGFASTENSADKLADWQRKAFDEQIRKRWKSRDFGEQRSWDIALETYKLSLICAQCINDKDRIIASLLHHIAWLYRYQGDSVQEQRFLRFSLEAYIKVYETDGVGGNDARLMYLIGELNRRIGEFSTAVKWFSRLVNDQRIVDAAMIRAAREQWAVLREQMRGEGLDADGLPSAT, from the coding sequence TTGTCAGAATTAATACCGTTGTACTCCATTAAGGTTAAGTGCTGCAACTGTGAACATGAATTTTCAACCTCTAGGGTACGGCCAAGTCTTAAGAAGGCCACTCGCCGCGATGCTGATTTCTGCTCCTATTACAAGGATGAGAACCCAGACTATTATGTTGTGCGTGTCTGCCCGAACTGTGGATTTGCTTCTACGGAGAATTCAGCGGACAAGCTGGCCGACTGGCAGCGCAAAGCCTTCGATGAACAGATAAGAAAACGCTGGAAGAGCCGAGACTTCGGTGAGCAGCGAAGTTGGGATATTGCCCTTGAAACATACAAGCTATCGTTAATTTGCGCCCAGTGTATTAATGACAAGGATCGGATCATTGCCAGTCTGCTGCATCATATTGCCTGGTTATATCGTTATCAGGGAGATAGTGTGCAGGAGCAGCGCTTTTTGCGATTCTCGCTGGAAGCCTATATTAAGGTTTATGAAACGGATGGGGTTGGGGGTAATGACGCCCGCCTTATGTATCTGATCGGTGAGTTGAACCGGAGAATAGGCGAGTTCTCCACTGCAGTAAAGTGGTTCTCGCGTCTGGTGAATGATCAGAGGATTGTGGATGCGGCAATGATTCGGGCAGCACGTGAGCAATGGGCTGTTTTGCGTGAGCAAATGCGGGGAGAAGGGCTGGATGCCGATGGGCTGCCTTCAGCTACTTAG
- a CDS encoding YycC family protein: protein MKPLQISPETAITLSKQLGVPLEHLMHMPQHILLQKIAELSKKQSSPESGGETEVPQSEQDRE from the coding sequence ATGAAGCCGCTGCAAATTTCGCCGGAAACGGCTATTACGTTATCCAAACAACTTGGCGTTCCACTGGAACACCTAATGCATATGCCTCAACATATTCTATTGCAGAAAATAGCTGAATTATCCAAGAAGCAGAGCAGCCCAGAATCCGGTGGCGAAACTGAAGTTCCTCAATCTGAGCAGGATAGGGAATGA
- a CDS encoding M3 family oligoendopeptidase, producing MKQPLSLNWELESIFPGGSSSPEFAGFLATLEVDIESLGQHVKDAVSPTDIHSTKDLDIVIELLQSCSGRLVQASEFVGCLGAQNQQDKGAIRLSGKVTGMRAGFEGIGSQFDNVLRETSDEVWAAWMLRPEIAPLTFVLSESRDLAREKMSPELESLALELAVDGYHGWSEHYETIVSSIKIPFEDQDGSKLLSAGQAFNKLDDPDPLVREVMFHKWEEAWSGAADYCADALNHLGGFRLKLYKGRGWEDVLKEPLSINRMSHETLNVMWDVITNSKPALVAYLQRKAKLLGLDSLTWTDVEAPVGKSTLKIPYETAAKDIVTQFRKFSPKLAEFAEHAFDNNWIEVEDRSGKRPGGFCVSFPESKESRIFMTYSGTPSNVSTLAHELGHAYHSYLLDDLPLFNQNYAMNVAETASTFAEVIVSDAQVKAASNDAEKLVLLEAKIQNSVAFFMNIHARFLFETRFYEKRKEGLVNAEELSALMEEAQKEAFCGVLSEYHPHFWASKLHFYITDVPFYNFPYTVGYMFSTGLYRLALQEGATFADKYDNLLRDTGVMTLEDLVAKHLDVDLKKPDFWQGATDLIMADITEFLEMTKHLA from the coding sequence ATGAAACAACCTTTATCGCTAAATTGGGAACTGGAGTCTATCTTTCCGGGAGGCTCTTCATCTCCGGAATTTGCAGGCTTCTTAGCAACGCTGGAGGTGGATATTGAGAGCTTGGGTCAGCATGTCAAAGATGCCGTATCACCAACCGATATCCACTCTACCAAGGATCTGGACATCGTTATAGAACTGCTGCAAAGCTGCTCAGGGCGTCTTGTACAGGCTTCCGAATTCGTTGGCTGCTTAGGTGCACAGAATCAGCAGGATAAGGGAGCAATACGGCTGTCAGGCAAGGTAACGGGAATGCGTGCCGGTTTCGAGGGAATAGGCTCGCAATTCGATAATGTGCTGCGGGAAACCTCAGATGAGGTTTGGGCTGCGTGGATGCTCCGCCCCGAGATTGCCCCACTTACCTTCGTGTTGAGTGAAAGCCGGGATTTAGCCCGGGAGAAAATGAGTCCCGAGCTGGAAAGTCTGGCTTTGGAGCTGGCCGTTGATGGTTATCATGGCTGGAGTGAGCATTACGAGACGATCGTTAGCTCGATAAAGATCCCTTTCGAGGATCAGGATGGAAGCAAACTGCTGTCTGCAGGCCAAGCTTTTAACAAGCTGGACGATCCTGATCCTTTGGTTCGTGAAGTGATGTTCCACAAGTGGGAAGAAGCATGGAGCGGGGCAGCGGACTATTGTGCGGATGCCTTGAATCACTTGGGCGGTTTCCGCCTGAAGCTTTATAAAGGCCGGGGCTGGGAAGACGTATTAAAGGAGCCGCTAAGCATAAACCGCATGTCGCATGAAACACTCAATGTGATGTGGGATGTCATTACCAATAGCAAGCCGGCCCTGGTTGCCTACCTTCAGCGCAAAGCAAAGCTGCTCGGTTTGGATTCTCTGACTTGGACCGATGTCGAAGCTCCGGTTGGTAAATCGACGCTTAAGATCCCTTACGAGACTGCGGCAAAAGACATCGTTACACAATTTCGCAAATTTAGCCCGAAGCTGGCGGAATTTGCCGAGCATGCTTTTGACAACAACTGGATTGAAGTTGAGGATCGTTCTGGCAAACGGCCGGGTGGATTCTGTGTCTCTTTCCCGGAGAGTAAAGAATCGCGGATATTTATGACCTACAGCGGTACGCCATCCAATGTCTCGACATTGGCACACGAACTGGGCCATGCGTATCATTCCTATCTATTGGATGATCTGCCGTTGTTCAATCAGAACTATGCCATGAATGTAGCTGAGACTGCCTCAACCTTCGCCGAGGTCATTGTATCGGATGCCCAGGTAAAGGCAGCAAGCAATGATGCAGAAAAGCTGGTATTGCTAGAAGCAAAAATACAGAATAGTGTGGCTTTTTTCATGAATATCCACGCCCGCTTCTTATTTGAAACCCGCTTTTATGAGAAACGCAAGGAAGGTCTGGTGAACGCGGAGGAATTGTCGGCGTTGATGGAAGAAGCACAGAAGGAAGCCTTCTGCGGCGTACTTTCCGAATATCACCCTCACTTCTGGGCCTCCAAGCTACATTTTTATATTACGGATGTACCCTTCTACAATTTCCCGTATACGGTTGGCTACATGTTCAGTACAGGCTTGTATCGTCTTGCTTTGCAAGAGGGTGCAACATTTGCCGATAAATACGATAATCTGCTGCGGGATACAGGCGTGATGACCCTGGAGGATCTGGTGGCTAAGCATTTAGATGTTGACCTGAAGAAGCCAGATTTCTGGCAGGGAGCAACAGATTTGATTATGGCTGATATTACCGAGTTTTTGGAGATGACGAAGCATTTAGCATAA
- a CDS encoding O-methyltransferase: MLKTEQLSLVRQMDIVFKELQEELSALSSGTVFVQIRNNVIGKFGIRHNPLSGRNGVFTAENEGLTAVQQSSFRLMALESLKYKRRWTHGEISYEFAIRQGIVVVDATLESNYNMANLLIRYPRNAHTESSDQSYG; encoded by the coding sequence ATGCTCAAGACGGAACAACTTTCACTGGTAAGACAGATGGATATAGTGTTTAAGGAACTGCAGGAGGAATTATCAGCCTTGTCTTCAGGCACTGTATTTGTGCAAATACGAAATAATGTCATTGGGAAGTTTGGCATTCGACACAATCCTCTATCTGGACGGAACGGGGTATTTACAGCAGAGAATGAAGGGTTGACAGCAGTACAGCAGTCGTCCTTTCGATTAATGGCACTGGAAAGTCTGAAGTATAAACGGCGTTGGACACATGGTGAGATAAGTTATGAATTCGCAATTAGGCAGGGAATAGTCGTTGTGGATGCTACACTGGAGTCCAATTACAATATGGCCAACCTATTGATCCGATATCCGCGAAATGCCCACACTGAAAGCTCAGATCAATCGTACGGTTGA
- a CDS encoding alpha/beta-type small acid-soluble spore protein: MGQAGQSQGRSSRSNNLVVPQANAALQQLKYEAAQELGVTIPADGYYGNYTSRETGSLGGYITKRLVQLAEQQLSGRSN, encoded by the coding sequence ATGGGTCAAGCAGGTCAAAGCCAAGGTCGTAGCAGCCGTTCCAATAATCTGGTCGTTCCTCAAGCAAATGCAGCTCTGCAACAATTGAAATATGAAGCAGCACAAGAGTTGGGTGTAACCATCCCAGCGGACGGGTATTACGGGAACTATACTTCCCGCGAAACCGGTTCTTTAGGAGGATACATCACCAAACGTCTCGTACAACTGGCAGAGCAACAATTGTCCGGTCGTTCGAACTAG
- a CDS encoding aldose 1-epimerase: MKQVTKGQWGGYDTYILHSSELEVTLLPRLGNSVISLWDRKEERQILRQPDESDQTFFMQKPYHFGIPLLVPPGRIRKGQFKFEGINYQFDQNTAGDNHIHGLHRTQAWCVSDIEEDEEGCAVTTEFRTVDDAHWMEQFPVPLKFEMTYRLEGARLRQTLKVTHLGEHRIPFGIGYHTWFMIDGEPERWKLSLPVESIYELNNELLPSGEVLPLGHLDSLNQGMNLQGTNFDTALRIGDQQPVEALLLRDDGYGLRYTADKNLFRHWVVYTKGMAEQFLCIEPYTWLPDAPNIPKDASFTGLLTLEPGQSLELYTTLEMIYPNQ, translated from the coding sequence ATGAAACAGGTGACCAAAGGGCAGTGGGGCGGCTATGATACCTATATTTTGCATAGCAGCGAACTGGAAGTCACGCTTTTGCCGCGACTAGGAAATAGCGTAATTTCTTTATGGGATCGTAAGGAAGAACGGCAAATTCTGCGACAACCTGATGAAAGTGACCAAACCTTTTTTATGCAAAAACCGTATCATTTTGGCATTCCACTCTTGGTTCCACCCGGCCGCATACGCAAAGGGCAATTTAAGTTTGAGGGCATAAACTATCAGTTCGACCAGAATACTGCCGGTGATAATCACATCCATGGTCTGCACCGAACCCAAGCATGGTGTGTCAGCGATATTGAAGAAGACGAGGAAGGCTGCGCGGTAACAACAGAGTTCCGCACAGTAGATGATGCTCACTGGATGGAGCAATTTCCCGTTCCACTTAAATTCGAAATGACGTATCGGCTGGAGGGAGCACGGCTAAGACAAACGCTGAAGGTTACGCATCTGGGTGAGCATCGCATTCCTTTTGGAATCGGTTATCACACCTGGTTTATGATTGACGGAGAACCTGAGCGTTGGAAACTCTCCCTACCTGTAGAAAGTATCTACGAGCTGAATAATGAGTTGCTACCGAGCGGTGAAGTGCTTCCTCTCGGCCATCTGGATTCCCTTAACCAAGGAATGAACCTTCAAGGAACTAACTTTGACACTGCGCTGCGGATTGGAGACCAGCAGCCTGTAGAGGCATTGCTACTGCGTGATGACGGATATGGTCTTCGTTATACTGCTGATAAGAATCTCTTCCGCCACTGGGTTGTATATACGAAAGGAATGGCAGAGCAATTTCTATGTATAGAACCTTATACTTGGCTGCCGGATGCACCTAACATTCCCAAAGATGCTTCTTTCACAGGCTTGCTAACGCTTGAACCTGGGCAGAGTCTGGAGTTGTACACTACTCTGGAGATGATTTACCCTAATCAATAA
- the trpS gene encoding tryptophan--tRNA ligase, whose amino-acid sequence MVKKVLSGIQPSGKLTLGNYIGAIKNYVKLQHENECYFMVVDLHAVTVSQEPAALREQSESVAALYIAAGIDPAHANVFMQSHVPQHAELGWLMTTLTSMGELERMTQFKDKSSGKDSVGAGLFVYPSLMAADILIYNADLVPVGEDQKQHLELTRDLAGRFNHRYGEFFTIPEPFIPEVGARIMSLDDGSKKMSKSSPNPGSFIALLDPPDVIRKKISRATTDSGSEVRYDPSAKPEVSNLMVIYAECAGMTLQQVADRYEGQMYGGFKKDLAGAVVAMLEPLQEKYHEIRSSGTITDILAEGAAKARIVATETLTGVKERMGFLPYR is encoded by the coding sequence ATGGTCAAGAAAGTATTATCAGGCATACAGCCAAGTGGGAAGCTCACGCTTGGAAACTACATTGGTGCTATTAAGAATTATGTGAAATTGCAGCATGAGAATGAATGTTATTTCATGGTGGTTGATCTACATGCGGTTACCGTTTCCCAAGAACCAGCAGCATTGCGGGAGCAGTCAGAGTCCGTAGCTGCGCTTTATATTGCCGCAGGAATAGATCCTGCCCATGCGAATGTGTTCATGCAATCGCATGTGCCGCAGCATGCAGAGCTGGGATGGTTAATGACTACACTCACTTCAATGGGTGAGTTGGAACGGATGACACAATTCAAGGATAAATCTTCAGGTAAAGATTCCGTTGGCGCAGGGCTCTTCGTATATCCATCGCTGATGGCGGCTGATATTCTTATCTATAACGCAGACCTTGTTCCTGTCGGAGAAGACCAGAAGCAGCACCTGGAGTTGACCCGTGATTTGGCTGGACGTTTCAATCATCGATACGGTGAATTTTTCACTATTCCAGAGCCGTTTATTCCAGAAGTGGGCGCACGTATCATGTCGCTTGATGATGGTTCCAAAAAAATGAGCAAAAGTAGTCCGAATCCGGGCAGTTTCATAGCGCTTTTGGATCCGCCGGATGTGATCCGTAAAAAAATCAGCCGAGCCACGACTGATTCTGGTAGCGAGGTTCGTTATGATCCATCCGCGAAACCAGAGGTTAGCAATCTGATGGTTATCTATGCTGAATGTGCGGGAATGACTCTGCAGCAAGTAGCAGATCGTTATGAGGGACAAATGTATGGTGGCTTCAAGAAGGATTTAGCCGGAGCTGTGGTGGCCATGCTAGAACCGCTGCAAGAGAAATATCATGAGATTCGCAGTTCAGGCACCATCACAGATATATTGGCCGAAGGTGCGGCAAAAGCCCGTATCGTAGCAACTGAGACGCTAACAGGTGTTAAAGAACGAATGGGCTTTCTGCCCTATCGTTAA
- a CDS encoding metal-dependent hydrolase, whose product MDTATHFVMGLGLAGLSFVDPAIASDPVLAGAVMLATILGSQAPDADTALRLKDNALYIRNHRGITHSLPFLLLWPALITLVLGPIFGFTDWQALSHIALWSFIGVSVHVFSDLFNTYGTQAARPFTEKWIAWNIIHIFDPFIFGSHTAAIILWISGIVPPAPLFITLYVCTALYYIWRTVVHSRITRNIKKKDIKHDAGDRYFVIPTISPRRWNVVKAKTDKSYDVGQLNNGRLEWFKHAVCSQHPAVDHSKSHPDIQAFLYFTSYAVAEVEVLPSGYIVRWGDVRYLHRKQFPFVAVLVMDNQYHPLNTYVGWLSSEKLDERFAIDPGSMKL is encoded by the coding sequence ATGGATACTGCTACACATTTTGTTATGGGCCTCGGATTGGCCGGACTTTCCTTCGTGGACCCCGCTATTGCCTCAGATCCTGTACTGGCTGGAGCTGTGATGCTTGCCACCATACTTGGCTCACAGGCCCCGGATGCCGATACTGCGCTTCGCCTTAAAGATAACGCGCTTTATATTCGTAATCACCGGGGGATTACCCATTCTTTGCCCTTTCTGCTATTATGGCCTGCGTTGATCACGCTTGTTCTGGGACCCATCTTTGGGTTTACGGATTGGCAGGCCCTGAGCCATATAGCGCTTTGGAGCTTCATCGGTGTGTCCGTTCATGTGTTTTCTGATCTTTTTAACACATATGGTACTCAAGCGGCCCGTCCGTTCACCGAGAAATGGATTGCTTGGAACATTATCCACATTTTCGATCCGTTTATATTTGGCAGCCATACGGCGGCGATTATCCTCTGGATCAGCGGGATTGTTCCACCAGCACCTTTATTTATTACACTTTATGTCTGTACCGCGCTTTATTACATCTGGAGAACTGTTGTCCATTCCCGTATTACCCGCAATATCAAAAAGAAGGACATAAAACATGATGCTGGCGACCGTTATTTTGTTATCCCCACCATCTCACCAAGACGCTGGAATGTAGTCAAGGCCAAAACGGATAAGAGCTATGATGTAGGCCAACTGAACAACGGTCGTCTGGAATGGTTTAAGCATGCGGTCTGCTCACAGCATCCGGCTGTTGATCATTCCAAGTCCCATCCCGATATTCAAGCCTTTCTGTATTTCACTTCCTATGCTGTAGCAGAGGTGGAGGTACTGCCGTCAGGTTATATTGTACGCTGGGGTGATGTACGTTATTTACACCGCAAGCAATTCCCGTTCGTTGCCGTATTAGTAATGGATAACCAGTATCACCCTCTTAATACCTATGTGGGCTGGCTCAGCAGTGAGAAGCTGGATGAACGGTTTGCCATTGACCCCGGCTCCATGAAGTTATAG
- the cyoE gene encoding heme o synthase, with translation MDNQLRYEASSDSAAMSAKSPPEGASWRDFVTVTKPGIIRSNLIAAFAGYWVASGWDVQYGRLILTLMGTMLVMASACVFNNFFDRDLDMKMERTRDRGLPTGRLKPTTVLLYAIGLGILGLFVLFAFSGILAGLFGIVGMFVYVVVYTLWLKRTSTWSTSVGAISGAMPPVIGYVAVTGRVDLGAWLLFAMLFLWQPPHFWALGIRRKEEYRAAGFPLLPVVKGTRRTQFQMIPYVVLLIPIPFIMYAYDYAGIFYLIISAGLSIAWLILNLRGFQAKDEEAWAKKSFFFSINYLTISLIVLVLNTIHG, from the coding sequence GTGGATAATCAATTGAGATATGAAGCTTCTTCCGATTCCGCAGCCATGTCTGCTAAATCGCCCCCTGAAGGTGCTAGCTGGCGTGATTTTGTAACTGTTACGAAGCCTGGAATTATACGGTCCAACCTGATCGCTGCATTTGCGGGTTACTGGGTGGCCTCAGGCTGGGATGTTCAATACGGCAGATTAATTCTGACCTTGATGGGTACAATGCTGGTCATGGCTTCTGCTTGTGTTTTTAATAACTTTTTTGACCGGGATCTGGATATGAAAATGGAACGAACCCGTGATCGCGGATTGCCTACAGGGCGGCTGAAACCAACAACAGTGCTGCTGTATGCTATTGGACTCGGCATTTTGGGTTTGTTCGTGCTCTTTGCTTTTTCTGGAATACTTGCTGGGTTGTTCGGCATTGTTGGAATGTTCGTCTATGTTGTAGTATACACCCTATGGCTGAAGCGGACATCAACCTGGAGTACTTCGGTCGGTGCCATTTCCGGGGCGATGCCTCCTGTAATCGGTTACGTAGCCGTAACTGGTAGGGTTGATTTGGGTGCTTGGCTGTTATTCGCTATGCTGTTTCTATGGCAGCCTCCACATTTTTGGGCGCTTGGGATTCGGCGTAAAGAAGAATACCGGGCAGCAGGTTTTCCACTCCTGCCGGTAGTTAAGGGAACGCGACGCACACAGTTTCAGATGATACCTTACGTAGTGCTATTGATACCCATCCCCTTTATAATGTACGCGTATGATTATGCAGGGATCTTTTACCTCATTATATCTGCTGGTTTGTCCATTGCCTGGTTAATCCTGAACTTGAGAGGGTTCCAAGCGAAGGATGAAGAAGCTTGGGCCAAAAAAAGCTTTTTCTTCTCCATTAATTACTTAACGATCAGTTTGATCGTGCTGGTGCTGAATACGATACATGGTTGA
- a CDS encoding SCO family protein, producing MNTLKRYKWTWMLLLLALIMAGYLAANSLTFGKKELPVIGEVQNFSLENVNGDQVTLADTQGKVRLVYFFFTECPDVCPITTFMLSKTQDLLIKDGSFGKDVGFVSISFDPENDTREAIKEFADRFHADYAGWYFLRGDQEEIRNLAAKSFKVLIAGNNKDNFAHANLIGLVDRDNRLRALYDAGDTENVTPEFLADTVKALAADK from the coding sequence TTGAACACCTTGAAGCGTTATAAATGGACATGGATGCTGCTCCTGCTTGCTTTGATCATGGCTGGTTATTTAGCCGCCAATTCTTTAACCTTCGGCAAGAAAGAGCTGCCGGTTATCGGGGAAGTGCAGAATTTCTCTCTTGAGAATGTGAACGGAGATCAGGTTACGCTGGCTGATACACAGGGGAAGGTACGTCTGGTGTATTTCTTTTTTACAGAATGTCCGGATGTATGTCCCATTACTACCTTCATGTTGTCAAAGACGCAGGATTTGCTTATCAAGGATGGCAGCTTCGGCAAGGATGTAGGATTTGTCTCCATTTCCTTCGATCCGGAGAATGATACACGTGAGGCTATCAAAGAATTTGCCGATCGGTTTCATGCCGATTATGCTGGCTGGTATTTCTTGCGGGGAGATCAGGAAGAGATTCGAAATCTGGCGGCCAAGTCCTTTAAGGTACTAATCGCCGGGAATAATAAGGATAATTTCGCTCATGCCAATCTGATTGGACTGGTGGATCGCGATAATCGCCTTCGGGCACTGTATGACGCCGGAGATACTGAGAATGTGACACCGGAATTCCTTGCCGATACTGTGAAGGCATTAGCTGCGGATAAATAA